Within the Halichoerus grypus chromosome 2, mHalGry1.hap1.1, whole genome shotgun sequence genome, the region AAAATAAAAGGCGCATTAAAAAATATGTCCATACAGCTGAAGGTAAACAAAACTACCCTTCCTAGATCAAGAAGTTTGCttaaggggcgcccgggtggctcagtcagttaagcatctgccttcggctcaggtcatgatcctggggccatgggatcaagtcccacattaggctccctactcaggagaaagcctgcttctccctctgcttcaacATTTACCCACCTACCTCAGAAATCTGAGGATGCTATAATTTCATGAGAAAGAAGACTGTGAATAAGTTTACTATAAAGGATAGAATAAAAGCTCCTGACAAAAATGTTACACAGAGATTCAGAAGAAATTTCCAAAAAGGTTTTCAAATCCGTAGTaaagcataatgtataaaaatatagcacttatgaaattttaaaatgaaagaaagccaCAAGAAACACGTTGTCTGCAGatcttcaggaaaaaataaatgtgcacaCACAACACTCCAAAGAGGAGACAGTAGATTTATACACATATTCAAAGCCAGACAATAACATTTTCTATGTTGTGTATTAACATGGAAAGTCTAGTCTGTTTTTAGACTGAAGATGCTGAAAGCACCCCAAAGAAGAGAACTGTGCTGGGGACGAGACTTTGGGCTTCATTATCTGGGAGATGACTAAATGAAGGTACGGTTACAAAGAATGCatttaaggaaatacattttgaaCCACTGCCATAGCAACAGAGTCCCCAGCTTCTCATGCATGAGCTACTGTTTCTCCCTGAACACAAAAATACTGCAAGGCACATTCTGGGACCAGGGCCACATTATTCTGGAGAATTAAGACTTGAATTCCTAGAAAGACGAAAAGGCAGGCCCTAAGGCCCCCAGCAGGGCTGTGGAAGGGAGCAACGAAGAAGGAACCTTCACACTAAGTTAGCTGGGTAGGTATCATGGAGACAGCAGTGAAGAACACTTTGGGAGGGCTCACCACACCTGCCTGTCCCTAAGCAGCAGCTCCCCTGTGGAATCCGTGCCTGTGCACAGCCTCTCACCCATGTGTCTGCTGATCTGCCCCTGTTTACAACCTGCCTGATGTGCTGTTTCCACAAGGGTCTGTCCAATTAAAGACTCAAACTTCTAGATCACTTTCCTTCATTTATGCCACGTTATTCCTCAGCTCagtgcttacttttttttttttttaattttatttatttatttgactgagagacacagcgagagagggaacacaagcagggggagtgggagagggagaagcaggcttcccgccgagcagggagcccaatgtggggctcgatcccaggaccctgggatcatgacctgagccaaaggcaggtgcttaatgacagagccacccaggtgcccccagtgctCACTTCTGATCAATTCCAAGCTGCCTGGTTACTCCAAATGCCTTCTCTCAGAGGTCCATCTGGTCTTGTTGATAACCACAATGCTGTTATAAAGCGCCTGCCTCTCCCGCATAACTGGACTTTTTGTGGATCATGGTGCAATTCCTGACACCTAGGACAGCTCTCTCTCAAAACCAGAACACACATTAAATAGGGCtttcggggagcctgggtggctcagtcgttgagtgtctgccttcggctcaggtcatggtcccagggtcctgggatcgagccccgcattgggctccccgctcagccggaagcctgcttctccctctcccactccccctgcttgtgttccctctctcgctgtctctctctctgtcaaataaataaataaaatcttaaaaaaaaaaaaaaaatagggctttCGGACCTGACACCACTGTTAAAAGACTAAGTCtgagtgttgtttttttctaagcTTTCTAGAATGAAGGGTTGTCTATTTCCAGTCTCCCCCATCACACTCACTTTCCTATGGGCTCCCCATAGCATCTCCTCATTGTGGGTACTCAGTCAGACGATGACATTTCGTGACTGTCTTGGTTACTCTATAAGGTAAATTAGGTGTGAGCAGGGACCAGAGGCAAGGCTCTAAATAAAATTACCCATAGAGTGACTCAGCAAACCTATGCTGAGCAAAGAACATAAAATGTTGGAGTTAggcccacacttttttttttttttttaagattttatttatttatttgagagagcgagagcgagacagcgtgagcatgagcagggggaggagcagaaggagagggacaagcggactctgcgctgagcacggagccagctgtggggcttgatcccaggaccctgagccgaaatcaagagtcagatgcttaactgactgagccccccaggcccaCTCCTTTTAGAAAGATAAAGGCTTAGGGAGGAGAAGAATTCTGCTTAACATACCAGAGCTTGGCCAATATGACAAACCTCTTTCTGATGTGTTTTGTTCCGGATTGAGCAGCTCCTCGGGGGCACAAGAGTCTGctaggaggggaggggagctgtgAGAAGGCTGGCTCCCATGCTGCTCTAACACAGCTTCCAGTTCGGCCATTTCCTGCTGGAGCTTTATCAGGTTATCTTGCATGGTATCCCTCTGCTGTAAACACAAGAAATGACACCAGGAAAGTCACACTCTTTTAGCAACTTGCCAGAGAGCAAGAATATGTCACACCAATTAATTTTAGCACGGGAACCAAAACCACCTCATATGGAATTATGAGTTCTGGCTGAACACCTTTTAATCCAACCATATTCCTGCAATTAATGCccatgaaattatttcagaataatgttagggtggggaaaaaaaaaaaaaaactcttcaaacTCTCCCAAATAGACTTGGCTTTATTGTGATGTCCTTTCAAAGctggttattttcttttcaagctagggagcaaaaaaaaaaaaaactacaatgaagGTACTCAAACACGATATTTAAAATTAGCATGattctgttaacattttacaCAGGCTGTGTTTCACAGATTTGGGACAGTGGGACTCATAAGAGATTTGGATTAGTCCATATAATAACGTCTGATTTCTGGCTGCTGAGgactcttcttctgggattctttGACCATTTAGTttctaaaagagagagagcaaagagctAATCCACTGATTTATCTATTTGTTCAACAACTATTCGCTGACCATCTATTATATGCGAGGCACGTTCTAGTTCTGGGGATTATAGCCCTCATGGTGTTGCCGTTCTGCATCCGGAGAGGGTACCTAGAGATCACCTGCTGGAGGGAAGGATCTAGCAGAAAGAGCCCTGGGAAATCCTGTAAGGACAGTTATTGTTTTCAATTCAAGATAATGGGCTCTTCTTGCTTATGGGGCTTCTAatgtttatttctccatttaaggaagaaatctgCTAAGCCTTAGGTTTTTGGTAAGTAAAGAGCTTTCCAAAACATACATTTCTTCATCACTGTTAAAAGGAACATCAACGGTTGCCGGCGAACCCCAGGGAAACAGACTGTTTCACCCTCCGTTGCTTCTGATCCTTGCAAACGACTTTGCCCTCTACTAAAAACAAGCCATCTACTTTCTCCCACAACACTGAGTTCACAGTTTTCAGGTTTTCATGACCAGAAAACGTATTCCCAGCGTCACAAAGGCTTCTGCTGCTGCCCTGAGACCGCCCTGTGGCCAGCGTCTGCGGCAGCGCCATCGCCACCACGTGGTGCTTGTGGGTAGTTCTGTTGCTGATCACAGCCTGGCCCTGGAGCCGCCTCAGTAAATCTGGAAGGAAACCGAGTGCACAGCTATCTGATAAGCTTCTGAAGCCCTATTAGTCACTTCTGGCATGACCATCACATCTGAACCTCTCTGTGGCCATTAAATAGGttagaaaatcaggaaaaatagTAACAGGAGAACTGTAATTAGAGAACTTTCCTTTGGGTTTTCCCAAAGGAATTACTTTATAACCTAAATTCCCTTGCAGGTAATTGCCCAGATACATTTGGGAGACCAAAACCAAATTGCTtactgaggctttttttttttctaattcttaagTGTTTCTGGAATTGGCCCTATTCTTCTTTTCTATTCCCAACATGCTACTCTGATCTCTTTTAATACAGCTGCATTACTGTGGAAGTTCTTTAAAAGCCATGTTTATCATGTCTCTTTCTTCCATAAGGACCTTAGTGGTATACCACTGCTCAGGTAAGTTAATACTTTCTGAACACCATATAATTATTACTCATACTGCCCTCAGGATGAAGTCCAAATTCCTAAGCACAGCATTCAAAAGGCCTTTCACACCctgatcttttatttcttccctaaaCTACCCATGTGCCCTGTTTTCCAGTCACAGGAAAACTGTgctttctggacatttcatgccTCGGTGTCTTTGCCTCGATTGctgcctcccttctctttctaccTGGAAAAACTCTTCTCCTCTTGCGAGGTCCAGCTCAAATGGCTCCTTTGGAAGTCCCCACCATCTACATCTACTATCAGGAACGATCCCCCACTACCTCAGTCATACTGCTAATGCATTAGTATATCGAAGTGGAATACTGGACCCTTCCTGATGGGAGGAATCGTTCCTTAATCATTTTTGTGTTCCCGATGCCTAACAGGTAGTAAGTACTCAGTCAATGTTTAatgcagaaatgaatgaatgaatgaatgaatgaatacagttAATCAGTCTTTGATTAAAAACAGATACTAATGGTACCAAATTAGGGTTTCTCTATCTCCTATATACTTCTCcttaattcagtttttaaacaGATAGAGGGAAAAGATCCTGCTTCAATCATTTTGCCTGTCTGTGCTACTGTAGATTTAAGTTAGCCAGGAAATCTGACCTTAAGTCTGTTTTGGGGTAAATGCTTGATAAAAACACTTTGCAAAATGAATCTTGAAGAAATAGACATATCTCTGGGAATAAGATCGGGAATATGAAAAACAAGGAGGTTGGACAGAATCAGAAATTGAGACCTACAACCTTAAAACACAAGGGACAAAAAGGTGAAAGGCACTGGTGAAAGGTCAACAGAGCCCCAAATCCACACCCACAAAGGATCATAGGAGTTGCAGAGAAAAGGTCTGCTTAGTCTTTTTGTTCATTAGTCACCATGGCAATCCCGTAGACGGGGAGAACACTGGTGACAACTCAGTACGGAACAGGTTTCTTCCTGACTTCCTGACCAGGTTTAAATCCTAGAGGGATCTGCTCTGTACAGAAAACAGGCAAAGACAAGCCCTTTCTTTCTGTAGTCCTCACAGCAATGCCAAGAATTAGAAGATTTTAAAACCGGATACCACCTGTGTTGGCAAAGATACAGGGAAATGGGAATCATCAAGTACCACAGGGGCTGGAAGAATACACATTTGTTCAGTCCTTCTGAAGAACAATGTAACAATATGTATCAAAGACCAAACATTCCAGTCCTAGGAATTTATACTAAAGAAATCATTGGGAACATGGGCAAATATTTAGCTATCAAGATACTATTACAGgagcgcctgactggctcagtcagtagagcacgcaactcttgatcttggggtcgtgagtttaagccccatgttgggtgtagagtttacttaaaaaataaaaaataaaagatattaccATAGTGCTGTACATAATAGCAAACTGTGCCTCTTACCCTGCAACCCTCATATTCAGCAACAGGTCGAATAAATCATGGCTTACCCAAAAGACAGAATACTCtatgtaattaaaaatgaatCACTGAAGAAAACTTAATGACAGAAAAAACAACATTACAATGTAAGTACATGGAGtaggatataaatattttttaaaggtaaggtGTACACATCCTCTTGTGCACATacagaaagaagaatgaagaatatGTATCaataagttaataataataattactggGTAACCCACagaatttagtattttaaataactAATGTACGCACATGGTATAAAACTCAAGGCACAAAAGGATATTCGGGGAAAAGTagggcttcctcctcctcctcccagtctTCTACTTCCCCGCTCCGAAGGCAACTACTATTACCTGTTCTGTGAAGATGATGGTGTTATCTTTAAACGCTGTGATAGAGTGCTTTTTCGAGACTGTTCTTTCTGTCATACTGGAACATTCATGTTATCAAATGCCGCAGATATGACAAGGCTCTTATCCCATTCATAAGTAACCCCAATATTGGTCTTGACCATGAGATACAGGAAGTAAAATtgtgtactttcttttttaaagaaaaaagaggactTACAGGCACCAAAGAACAAACAACTACCAGattagaagagaaagaacaaaaagaaatctcCACGAAACAACGAAAGGCTAGATCGTCTCTAACAGAAAGAGAATTCTGTAGGTTCCAATTTGGTCCCGAGAATAAACACACCCCTCTCTTTCATACAGTAGTGCTTTCATAGATATTTTTTCTATAGGGAGAATTCGTTTTGAAGGTTTAGCTTATTCATTAAATTCAGGATTGAGTGTTCTCAGCCAGctagtatatatgtgtgtgtgtacgaaACAAAAGGCAGCATGAGTTCCGTTCAGATGCTTACAATCTACTTTGAGGAGACAAGGTACCATGAATTCTAAAAGATGATACAAGCAAATGTCAGAATGTGGGATGCACGCTACCAAACGCTGAggacacaacacacacacacccacacaagcTTTTTACCTGAGTGGTTAAAATATCACTCTGAGAGGACAACCCTGAATAGTCTTCAGAGAGGCTTGTTTCACTCTTGTACCCAGATGCCACTTCACCTTAAATGATGACAAAAATAGGCTCAGATGTAAAAACAGACAGCACATACTGCAACTTGCTGTACCCATGTCTTCCCATTGGCAGGACAAACTTCACTTTCGGGTTATGCAAAATGATTATTACACTCCTTGTTTTGGGACACCTGGATTTCCTCTTGGAAATCATAACAACGAAAACCAGAAACAAGTCCACCAACAATTAGATCTCACACAAAGAAGATGTGCTAGTTGGGTAAAGGACTTCTAAGGAAAGGCACCTTAGGAGGAACATGTGTAAAGTTTAAGAAGCAGTGACTTTAGTTGCACTTGGAAACTTGTAAAACGTGCTCCCCCACAAGGCATCAACAGTTAGCTCATTTCTAGAATACGGACGGGGGCAAACACAAAAACCTGGTTCCAATACCTAAGTCTGAATCCACACTCTGCTCTTCTTCGTGATTATCTTCTTCGAGGCCAAGTTCCCTTTCATCATCATCTGAAACCAATTCCTTGTCACTCAGAACGTCCAGGTTTTCAGACTGATGCCTCACTTGTTTGGAAGGAGGATCAAACATCAAGAAAGGATCCTGGGTATTTGTATTAACAGTCAAGTCTTCCAATGCACTGGACTGTGAAGAAAATAAGCTACCAGAACACCTCGCTTCCTCACTAAGGTGATGTTCCTGGGATGCCTTTGCTGATGGCACTTGGTTACTGAGGTCACTTAAACTACTCTTCAGTGAGTCTAGgttctcctctgttttcttagACAGACCCTCTGTGGCAACAGCATTGTGACTGGTAGACTGAGAAGGTGTGTTGGTTACTTTACCAAATAGTAAGTGTTGGAAGCAGGGAAGCTCTTCCTCCTCACTAGATGTGTTCTCTTCTGAGGACTCTAATTTCCTGGCCCCTCTTTGGTGACCCTGGGCCAAATGTGTATCATCTAAAGGGCTAGGGCTCCTTCTGAATTCTCCTTTCTGGACACTTTTGCTAAAGACAGCAGATCTTTCCTTAATGTCACTTTCAGCAAAGCTGATTTTTCCCTTTACTTTGTCACCATTTAATAGATCATCGGGTGTCTCCGAACAAACCTGAGAAGCACAACTACTTCCCATAGGTTGTTCGGGGTTATCTAAAATTAGACATGGAGAGAAATCTGCATTAACAGACAGAACTACGCCTTCATTTTCtccttgccttttcatttccggATGTTTACAGTTATTTACAGGAAGGCTTTGCTTATAGACTTCAGGTTGCATAAGACCTAATCTGAGCATAGCATTTAATTTAGGTCCTCGGTTTCCACCTAGCTCTGCCTGAATGTTTTCACCACTGGAACCTACTTCATTAATACTAGAGCCTACTTCATTAGTACTGGAACCTACTTCATTAACACTGCTTGAGCTGACTTCTTTAAAGGTGCTTTCTCTGATGTTATTTTGGCTAATTGTGCTCACTGTACTTTGAATGACGCTCTCATTTCCCATTGCTCTTTCAGGTGACATTGAATGTTGCTCAAACCTTTCCTCTGACGGGTTTTTCTTACATAGAGTTTTAACAGATGATCTGATGGGAGAAAGTGGTGGTATATGATAAGGGTTTTGGGAAATTCCATGGTTATTTGCAATAAGGAGTTCAGTTTCCTTGCCTCTGAACTGAGATGACTGACAAAGCCTAGCACCTCCTTTTATGCTACATTTGGCATCATTGCCTGGCTTCTTAGCTTTCTGACCAACTGCAGAAAAGCCTGCAGTTGCATGAACTGCCTGCACATACTTGATTTCAGACTCTTTCTTTCcctgattttcttctctctgtccaCATTCAAGAGTGACTTTTGGACTTTGTTTCCTTAAGGCCCCAGAGTGGGCACAGACCGTTGCACAGTCCTTGTCTGGATCTCCTGGATTTGAAAACAGAGCAAATGACTGACGCTTTGAAACCCTGAACATATTGAGTACATACTGTACATCAAGTTCACTCTCTTCCATTTCTATGCTTGTCTCCTGAGTGTGGTTATCTTCGCATGTCAATGGATCTGCAAAACCCTCTGTGTCATTTCTAGCATCTTTAGAACAACCGTGGATAGGTTCCTTGGGGTTTTCAATTGCTGCGCACAGACTCGCACGTTGATTTGGTGCTGTTTTTGCCTTCCTTATTAGGGTGTCAGCTCCCAGTAACGAGATACTGTCCTGAGTGCTGTCATCAGTGTCAGGTACCAATGAAATATTGGTACTCTCTACAGATCTTTCAGTTTGCAAACCTCGTCCTCCACTCAATAGCAGCTCTTTGGGATCTCTGGTACTATCAGACACTTGAATCGTTCCTCGgctctcttctatttcttctcttcGAAGGCTAGGATTGACAAACTCTTGAGGTTTATTAGAACTTGAACAGTTAGGGAAAAACCCAGGTACGTTTGTTAAATTTAGCTCTGGAAAAGCATGACTGGCAAGTCTcttatttatctgttcacctgGCTTACTACCCTTCTTGGCTCCAGTTGCAGGTTCTTTATCTTCCATGAGCTGAAGCGTTTTGCTGTGTCGGACTGGCATTTGGTCCAGATGTTGTTTCTTCATCTCTTCACTGCTAGAACAACTATCGATCTGTAGTTCGCTATGATCAGGTGGGCTTGGATTTCTATTGACTACGAATTCAAGCACACAAGCGTGCCTGGTGGAGGACTTCCTCCTCAGCCTGTTCTTCTTAGGGGCTTTCAAACTGGAGCTATTTAATTCCAGTTCCATAGTGCTTATACTGCTGCTTATCGGTTCAGCTTTGCTTCTAAAAGCAGATTCTTTTTCCAATGATTCTGTTGGGTTAgcatttttctcattctgaacATAATCACCTTTTGTTTCATTCTCAGgaccattatttataatattcatcACATGACCATTTCGCTCGATTTGGTCAGTTCCCTCAACTAGCTCTTCAGGAGTCTTTGGAACAATGGCCAAATCTACTTTCTTGATAAAATCCTCAGGATGAAGGCCTGATGTAGTTCTCCTTTTACGCTTTACTTTATTCGTGAGGGGATGGGCTCGTGTTGTCTGAGGTTCTATAGCACATGCTCCTATAATTGGATCTTCATTCGTGTGGCTCACGTTAGGGAGGCTTGCCTTCCTCCGGTAggttttcccaaatattttatcttcGATATTACTCTCTACTGACTTGGTGTGGACTCTTTCACTTTCACATATCAAAGCATCCTGAGGATCACTGGCCATTAAGTCTATTTTCTCAGAAGAACCAGAATATCCGTCCACTTCATTTGGAACTTCTATTGCACCAGCTACTTCACTATTCAATTCAGATCCCCCGTCATGTGAGTCATCGGGAGTTAACATTTCATCACTTCTGGAAAACCACTCATTAACTTTCTGTATGCTACTATTCAGTGTTATCCAAGGAACATCTTGGGAATCTCTAGGACTGTCAGAGCATGGaggtttctgtttcttcagttcTTTTCTCCCACACAGGGGATCAGCATTCAGAAGTACCTTTTTCTCTGTGCTGGGAGTCTGCCTATCATTACATGTTTCCTTACTTTCAGCCCATCTGCTCTGTTGGCTCCTTCCTAAGCCaggctgtttgtttttattacagAATTCAGCCTTCTCTACATTCATTCTGTCTTTAGTGAGTAATAAACTGCTGTTCCCATGCCATAATGAGCTGGCATGAGTATTTGTGCCACATGGCTCCACATGCAAGTTTGAAACAGAAATACCCTGATACTTTTCTGGATGCTTCTCAGTTGCATGCTTCTCAGTGGTGGTCAAATCTTTATTACCGGATTGATGATGTTCAATATTTGTTATGTCCTCAGAAATTTCACAAGCAGCTGAAAGTATACAAAAACAACAAGGTGCTTAAAAATTGCATTACCATGAAAAAATATGTACACTTAATATGTACACTTAATACAACTTGGAAATAAAGCACCTGGCTATTTTTAGAGAAACTAACCTCACAAACCACCAAGTATACTGAAGATGTAGCTCATGCACTTTCAGAGAATTCCTATTTATCTAGATTCTCATTATTTCCACTCATGATACTTAAAACTTTAACTTCAGAATTCTCCCTGTTCATAAACCACACCTCCTATTTCCCTAACCTCTGACAGTGAACTAAAAGCAGACTGGGTATCAGATATACAGTGCTCTGTTCTATCTTCCGACTCATACTCCCTATATTTAAATACCAGTgtacaggaagggaaaaatgaagggggggaaatcggagggggagatgaaccatgagagactatggactctgagaaacaaactgaggattctagaggggagggaggtggggggatgggttagcctggtgatgggtattaaagagggtacgtactgcatggagcactgggtgttacacacaatgaatcatggaacactacatcaaaaactaatgatgtagggcgcctgggtggctcagttggttaagcgactgccttcagctcaggtcatgatcctggagtcccgggatcgagtcccgcatcgggctccctgctcagcagggagtctgcttctccctctgaccctcctccctctcatgctctctgtctctcattctctccctcgcaaataaataaaatcttaaaaaaaaaaaaacaaaaaactaatgatgtaatgtatggtgattaacataacataataattaaaaaaaataaaaataaaagaatgctaaaaaaaaaaaaaaagatgaaacacaAACCCGTCAATTAAAAGGCAACAACCAGTTACATAGGGTACTATTATAATCACATCAGCCTCGTGCCATTGAAACAGATCAGCCTGTACCATGACATTTGAGAAAGAAGGACATTCGAACTCTGCAAAGAGATGTTGTGAATTATAAATGTCCCAAATGGTCTTCAGAATAATCTGATTACAGTACAGGATCTACCCATTCTCTCTTCAATGCCCGTTAAGTTGGGAAGACTTATCATTACCCTTTTTTGCAGAATTCAAACTGGCTTCAGCCCTGGCTCCTTGAGGGGTGATTTGTAACAACTCGTCACCTTCCACActacagagaaaagacagaagcCTTAATGAGAAACACTAGTTATATGCTCAAAGAGCTGTCAAATAAGCAAGATCAAGTATTTTAGCTCCTCTAGGTATGGTTGCAGTAAGCTGATCAATTTGATTCACTTTTTGAAGTTTGCACTCTGCTTTAGAAACTTCCAGTCAAAATGAAATGGTCAAAGACTGAGGAAAAACAGTCACAAAAATCAGAGTAGTCGCATAGATACATTGCTTTATGGACGGGCAAaagagaactaaaatttaaatggtAGCCAAACAATACCCAAAgatagtaaaggaaaaaaaaaaaaaaccaacataatttaaaagtatatctTAATGAGAAAGCAAGAGCAAAGATACTTAAACAAAGGGCGCGCTGGGATAGAGCAGACATTCTAATAAAACACAACGCTGCCTCTGTGCTTCTCTTCCAGCtaaaaaacattttctcccaaTGAGAGATTAGGAAAAAGTCATTTGCAAACAAGATCTGACTGGCAATGGTACCACCATAGTTCAGACAAGCCATCACAGATCTTAGGGTTAAGCAATAATTCCTAAGGAAAGCAATTTGACAGGTAACCCAGTTGGGGGGTGGTGGCTTGTAGATTATTGTATAATTCATATAGACAAAGCTTGAGAGATAGATGGAattaaggaacaaaaaaagaattgaaaatgaaGCCCTTTAATATTTTCATGAGCCAAAATGCTACTGTGCGTGAGGAACTAAGTCAGACACAACTGTCTGCTGGAAGCAAGTCTGAGCAGGATTCTGTTATTTTATACTCTTCTGGACTCCACTAAGaggttttctcacctataaaaagTAAACTACCTTTAAGGTCTGTTCCAATGCCATGATTCTAACCTAAAAACCAATCCTTAATATTAATTAACTAAATACAAAAATGCCAACTACACAGACACAGGCTCTCTTTAACTCACCTGCAATAAGTTGCCTTATTAACTGTATCTTCAGAAGAATCAGATCCTAAAAAAATTCCCCAGATAACAAATcaataaaaggatttttattgAAAGAGTTAATAAATGTACTCGTTGCACAACAgatattcattcaagaaatattactGCACACTCactatatataaaatcttcagACATAATGAAACATATGGCAAGTCACACAGAAGTCCCAAGTCTGAAtcacagctctgccacttgccagcTTTGTTTTCTTGGCAAAATGTCTCAACCTCCGTGTGCCTTTTTTTGCTCATGTGTAAAGTAAGTATAATAACATTAACAACCTCATGGGTTTGCCAAGGATCTTAAATGAGTTTTGCAAGTAAGGCCCACTAGTGCCTGGACCGTGGTAAGTGCTCCTAAATATTCGCTATTAtagttattttgattatttttatgacaCAACACCTGTTGTCTTGGGACTTATGATCTTTAAGAGGGGAAAAGACATACAGGTAATTTCAAAAGAATCTGGTAAGTGCTATGGTAGACATATGGTGGTGCTTGGGAACCCAAAGAGGGTCACTCTTTCCAATTATAAATACATTCTAAAAGATAAGACAATTAGAGAGACCTGTTTGAATGGAGCTCTGCTCTTCTTAAAAGTCTTCCTAGTCTAGTACAATGTATCCTGGATCCCTCCAAATGCTCTAGCCATCCCATCATGTTATTTCTTATCCCTACTCTCCATCTTCCCAAAGCGTGTTTACACATGCTATAATCAAGACAGCCTTCCTTTGTTCTCTTTATAAAATAAGggtcttattttataaaaaggtgAGCACTACATCTTTTACACTATCTGTAACACACCATaaggctagaaaaataaaattattttatttccacttcCCAAAGTTCCCTGTCATTGTATAAATTATGAGGCTTTTGGTATAACTGTAAGACAATAATACAGCAACTATTATTCTAAACTTACAAAATCTGTGTCTCTTACCCAATTCAATGTAGACAGACTTATTCTGAGGCTGTATCTGCTG harbors:
- the BRCA1 gene encoding breast cancer type 1 susceptibility protein isoform X3 is translated as MLEIVVFPTQSFYLPKLETSIEAEMEEMDLPADRVEEVQNVLNAMQKILECPICLELIKEPVSTKCDHIFCKFCMLKLLNQRKGPSQCPLCKNDITKRSLQESTRFSQLVEELLKIIHAFELDTGLQFANSYNFSKKENNSPEHLKEEVSIIQSMGYRNRAKRLRQSEPENPALQETNLSVQLSDLGLVRSLRTKQQIQPQNKSVYIELGSDSSEDTVNKATYCSVEGDELLQITPQGARAEASLNSAKKAACEISEDITNIEHHQSGNKDLTTTEKHATEKHPEKYQGISVSNLHVEPCGTNTHASSLWHGNSSLLLTKDRMNVEKAEFCNKNKQPGLGRSQQSRWAESKETCNDRQTPSTEKKVLLNADPLCGRKELKKQKPPCSDSPRDSQDVPWITLNSSIQKVNEWFSRSDEMLTPDDSHDGGSELNSEVAGAIEVPNEVDGYSGSSEKIDLMASDPQDALICESERVHTKSVESNIEDKIFGKTYRRKASLPNVSHTNEDPIIGACAIEPQTTRAHPLTNKVKRKRRTTSGLHPEDFIKKVDLAIVPKTPEELVEGTDQIERNGHVMNIINNGPENETKGDYVQNEKNANPTESLEKESAFRSKAEPISSSISTMELELNSSSLKAPKKNRLRRKSSTRHACVLEFVVNRNPSPPDHSELQIDSCSSSEEMKKQHLDQMPVRHSKTLQLMEDKEPATGAKKGSKPGEQINKRLASHAFPELNLTNVPGFFPNCSSSNKPQEFVNPSLRREEIEESRGTIQVSDSTRDPKELLLSGGRGLQTERSVESTNISLVPDTDDSTQDSISLLGADTLIRKAKTAPNQRASLCAAIENPKEPIHGCSKDARNDTEGFADPLTCEDNHTQETSIEMEESELDVQYVLNMFRVSKRQSFALFSNPGDPDKDCATVCAHSGALRKQSPKVTLECGQREENQGKKESEIKYVQAVHATAGFSAVGQKAKKPGNDAKCSIKGGARLCQSSQFRGKETELLIANNHGISQNPYHIPPLSPIRSSVKTLCKKNPSEERFEQHSMSPERAMGNESVIQSTVSTISQNNIRESTFKEVSSSSVNEVGSSTNEVGSSINEVGSSGENIQAELGGNRGPKLNAMLRLGLMQPEVYKQSLPVNNCKHPEMKRQGENEGVVLSVNADFSPCLILDNPEQPMGSSCASQVCSETPDDLLNGDKVKGKISFAESDIKERSAVFSKSVQKGEFRRSPSPLDDTHLAQGHQRGARKLESSEENTSSEEEELPCFQHLLFGKVTNTPSQSTSHNAVATEGLSKKTEENLDSLKSSLSDLSNQVPSAKASQEHHLSEEARCSGSLFSSQSSALEDLTVNTNTQDPFLMFDPPSKQVRHQSENLDVLSDKELVSDDDERELGLEEDNHEEEQSVDSDLGEVASGYKSETSLSEDYSGLSSQSDILTTQQRDTMQDNLIKLQQEMAELEAVLEQHGSQPSHSSPPLLADSCAPEELLNPEQNTSERVLTSEKSSDYPISQNPESLSADKFQVSLDSSTSKNKEPGTRRSSPSQSRLLDTKWYVHSNPRSLENTNCPAQEELVKVVSVEEQQLTKSEARNFMEQSDLPRPDLEGTPYLKSGISLFSADPESDPSTDRAPEPAHISSMPTSTSALKLPQFQAEESAKSTATVHTANTAGYNKREDSVDREKPKVISSTKRVNRRISMVASGLTPKEFMLVHKFARKHHITLTNQISEETTHVIMKTDAEFVCERTLKYFLGIAGGKWVVSYFWVTQSITERKMLDEHDFEVRGDVVNGRNHQGPKRARESRDRKIFRGLEVCCYGPFTNMPTDQLEWMVHLCGASVVKEPSLFTLSEGTHPVVVVQPDAWAEDSGFHAIGQMCEAPVVTREWVLDSVALYQCQELDTYLIPQIPCAATHSSQPCV